One genomic window of Cyprinus carpio isolate SPL01 chromosome B8, ASM1834038v1, whole genome shotgun sequence includes the following:
- the LOC109094734 gene encoding interleukin-17 receptor E-like isoform X3 produces MCLFCRHVQSVFRRSCGGAVCWVHRVVLHTGQSQSQRVPNESLMIEWSDSESGDSCSLHMWKRSNNTLRWTSWDDTLLQPRKAKIQKHVRNVTSHQAFWIVRYDCFPAQPGSTVSVSVHSHSGVLISRSYSIEHTVPKASVTVDEHAKRFTVRVETDQSAVEISLCYNNSHAECEGNYFNKTEPEVKTFNLSFPYLIPCVCVQLWFPGPDSRRNTQCPLKEKALPHGGDILSSSSVKVRGSVLEWKPLCPADQSDPSVSLCWRIHTQNSYCVPAPNATLRGTRRQYNVSAVDKHPQMCVKFSLNGSGQVFCPFESEGRSEWSVAVVPGSLHLLLLLRSSVAASFAAQLCIRDGETCVSQGNIISRRVDGGAAEAELSVPFTFLSSALCVQVWRLDLRGRRILCPDFTHRRWGLIISTAVTLLAAVTVLVCITCYLFKESASVWRSAERRPVLLVCSSDDAAHIAAVCSLASGLQGELLMDVRLAQWASSLAQLGPVPWLYGQCQAVQKAGGLVLIAWSPDAHQAFLRRAKSDWVAGSQFSETGLYSAAEEEEQRCCDGEWMEKPVESSFITAPVLDAALCCLWTGLHSDGHARGFGLVCFQGLNNNSSSTYIPKQLRCVPKYCLPKDLSSLLRHLGEPTGAQGSGRCWPRLLSKALAFFMWRQLARRLKAGLPVPSKTKRKTLMQKKQQSKVVSACLCSKKHSAPELL; encoded by the exons ATGTGTTTATTCTGCAGGCATGTACAAAGCGTGTTTCGTCGCTCATGTGGCGGTGCTGTTTGTTGGGTTCACAGGGTCGTGCTCCACACGGGACAGTCTCAGAGTCAGAGAG TGCCAAACGAATCGCTGATGATTGAGTGGAGCGACTCTGAATCGGGTGACTCCTGCTCGCTGCACATGTGGAAACGGAGCAACAACACTCTCAGG TGGACCAGCTGGGACGATACGCTGCTACAGCCTCGTAAAGCTAAAATTCAGAAGCATGTAAGGAACGTGACGTCCCATCAGGCCTTT TGGATTGTGAGGTATGACTGTTTCCCGGCCCAGCCTGGATCCACGGTCAGCGTGTCTGTTCACAGCCACAGTGGTGTGCTCATCAGCAGGTCTTACAGCATAGAGCACAcag TGCCCAAAGCCAGTGTCACGGTGGATGAACATGCTAAACGCTTCACTGTACGAGTGGAAACAGACCAAAGCGCGGTGGAGATCAGCCTGTGCTACAACAATTCACACGCAGAGTGTGAAGGAAACTATTTTAATAAG actGAACCGGAGGTTAAAACCTTCAATCTGAGCTTCCCCTACCTGATACCCTGTGTCTGTGTGCAG CTGTGGTTTCCAGGCCCTGATTCCAGAAGAAACACACAGTGTCCCTTAAAAGAGAAAGCGCTGCCAC ATGGAGGTGATATCTTGTCCTCGAGTTCAGTTAAAGTTCGTGGCTCTGTTCTGGAGTGGAAGCCTCTCTGCCCCGCTGACCAATCAGATCCCTCCGTCTCTCTGTGCTGGCGAATCCACACGCAGAACTCTTACTGTGTCCCCGCCCCCAACGCCACCCTCCGCGGGACCAGACGG CAGTATAACGTGTCTGCTGTGGATAAACACCCTCAGATGTGTGTGAAG TTTTCTCTAAATGGCAGTGGTCAGGTGTTCTGTCCGTTTGAGTCAG agGGCCGCTCTGAGTGGAGCGTGGCGGTCGTTCCTGGATCTCTGCACCTGCTCCTGCTCCTGAGGTCCAGCGTCGCCGCTTCGTTTGCTGCTCAGCTGTGCATCAGAGACGGAGAGACGTGTGTGTCTCAAGGAAACATCATCTCTCGCCGGGTG GACGGGGGCGCTGCTGAGGCTGAGCTGAGCGTGCCCTTCACCTTCCTCTCCTCAGCACTGTGTGTGCAG GTGTGGCGCTTGGATCTCCGTGGAAGACGAATCCTTTGCCCTGACT tcacacacaggcGCTGGGGTCTCATCATCAGCACCGCAGTGACTCTTCTGGCCGCGGTGACCGTACTGGTCTGCATCACATGCTACCTGTTCAAAGAAAGCGCATCAG TGTGGAGGAGCGCTGAGAGACGTCCCGTGCTGCTCGTGTGCTCGTCTGACGATGCGGCCCACATCGCTGCCGTCTGCAGTCTAGCCTCCGGCCTGCAGGGGGAGCTCTTGATGGACGTGCGGCTGGCGCAGTGGGCGTCCTCTCTGGCTCAGCTGGGGCCCGTGCCGTGGCTGTACGGACAGTGTCAGGCCGTGCAGAAGGCCGGAGGTCTCGTCCTGATCGCCTGGAGCCCTGACGCCCATCAGGCTTTTCTGAGACGGGCGAAGAGCGATTGGGTCGCTGGATCACAGTTCTCCGAGACAGGGCTGTACAGTGCTGCTGAGGAGGAAGAGCAGAGGTGCTGTGATGGAGAATGGATGGAGAAGCCGGTGGAGTCGTCCTTTATCACGGCTCCTGTGCTCGACGCCGCCCTCTGCTGTCTGTGGACGGGATTACACAGTGATGGCCACGCCAGGGGGTTTGGACTGGTGTGCTTCCAGGGCcttaacaacaacagcagcagcacttACATCCCCAAACAGCTCCGCTGTGTCCCGAAGTACTGTCTCCCCAAGGACCTGTCCTCTTTACTACGCCACCTGGGAGAGCCCACAGGGGCCCAAGGGAGTGGGCGATGTTGGCCCCGTCTTCTGTCCAAGGCGCTGGCGTTCTTCATGTGGCGTCAGCTAGCGCGCAGACTAAAGGCGGGACTTCCTGTGCCGAGCAAAACAAAGCGAAAGACATTGATGCAAAAAAAGCAGCAAAGTAAAGTTGTATCAGCGTGTTTGTGTTCAAAGAAACATTCTGCACCAGAGCTACTATGA
- the LOC109094734 gene encoding interleukin-17 receptor E-like isoform X1, whose product MYKACFVAHVAVLFVGFTGSCSTRDSLRVREEWTGAERGLPELRLRTLHWQDLLDVCVRVRLSVRPLLPNESLMIEWSDSESGDSCSLHMWKRSNNTLRWTSWDDTLLQPRKAKIQKHVRNVTSHQAFWIVRYDCFPAQPGSTVSVSVHSHSGVLISRSYSIEHTVPKASVTVDEHAKRFTVRVETDQSAVEISLCYNNSHAECEGNYFNKTEPEVKTFNLSFPYLIPCVCVQLWFPGPDSRRNTQCPLKEKALPHGGDILSSSSVKVRGSVLEWKPLCPADQSDPSVSLCWRIHTQNSYCVPAPNATLRGTRRQYNVSAVDKHPQMCVKFSLNGSGQVFCPFESEGRSEWSVAVVPGSLHLLLLLRSSVAASFAAQLCIRDGETCVSQGNIISRRVDGGAAEAELSVPFTFLSSALCVQVWRLDLRGRRILCPDFTHRRWGLIISTAVTLLAAVTVLVCITCYLFKESASVWRSAERRPVLLVCSSDDAAHIAAVCSLASGLQGELLMDVRLAQWASSLAQLGPVPWLYGQCQAVQKAGGLVLIAWSPDAHQAFLRRAKSDWVAGSQFSETGLYSAAEEEEQRCCDGEWMEKPVESSFITAPVLDAALCCLWTGLHSDGHARGFGLVCFQGLNNNSSSTYIPKQLRCVPKYCLPKDLSSLLRHLGEPTGAQGSGRCWPRLLSKALAFFMWRQLARRLKAGLPVPSKTKRKTLMQKKQQSKVVSACLCSKKHSAPELL is encoded by the exons ATGTACAAAGCGTGTTTCGTCGCTCATGTGGCGGTGCTGTTTGTTGGGTTCACAGGGTCGTGCTCCACACGGGACAGTCTCAGAGTCAGAGAG GAATGGACTGGTGCTG AGCGAGGGCTGCCTGAGCTGAGACTCCGGACGCTGCACTGGCAGGACCTGCTGGACGTGTGTGTCCGTGTGCGGCTCTCCGTGCGTCCTCTGT TGCCAAACGAATCGCTGATGATTGAGTGGAGCGACTCTGAATCGGGTGACTCCTGCTCGCTGCACATGTGGAAACGGAGCAACAACACTCTCAGG TGGACCAGCTGGGACGATACGCTGCTACAGCCTCGTAAAGCTAAAATTCAGAAGCATGTAAGGAACGTGACGTCCCATCAGGCCTTT TGGATTGTGAGGTATGACTGTTTCCCGGCCCAGCCTGGATCCACGGTCAGCGTGTCTGTTCACAGCCACAGTGGTGTGCTCATCAGCAGGTCTTACAGCATAGAGCACAcag TGCCCAAAGCCAGTGTCACGGTGGATGAACATGCTAAACGCTTCACTGTACGAGTGGAAACAGACCAAAGCGCGGTGGAGATCAGCCTGTGCTACAACAATTCACACGCAGAGTGTGAAGGAAACTATTTTAATAAG actGAACCGGAGGTTAAAACCTTCAATCTGAGCTTCCCCTACCTGATACCCTGTGTCTGTGTGCAG CTGTGGTTTCCAGGCCCTGATTCCAGAAGAAACACACAGTGTCCCTTAAAAGAGAAAGCGCTGCCAC ATGGAGGTGATATCTTGTCCTCGAGTTCAGTTAAAGTTCGTGGCTCTGTTCTGGAGTGGAAGCCTCTCTGCCCCGCTGACCAATCAGATCCCTCCGTCTCTCTGTGCTGGCGAATCCACACGCAGAACTCTTACTGTGTCCCCGCCCCCAACGCCACCCTCCGCGGGACCAGACGG CAGTATAACGTGTCTGCTGTGGATAAACACCCTCAGATGTGTGTGAAG TTTTCTCTAAATGGCAGTGGTCAGGTGTTCTGTCCGTTTGAGTCAG agGGCCGCTCTGAGTGGAGCGTGGCGGTCGTTCCTGGATCTCTGCACCTGCTCCTGCTCCTGAGGTCCAGCGTCGCCGCTTCGTTTGCTGCTCAGCTGTGCATCAGAGACGGAGAGACGTGTGTGTCTCAAGGAAACATCATCTCTCGCCGGGTG GACGGGGGCGCTGCTGAGGCTGAGCTGAGCGTGCCCTTCACCTTCCTCTCCTCAGCACTGTGTGTGCAG GTGTGGCGCTTGGATCTCCGTGGAAGACGAATCCTTTGCCCTGACT tcacacacaggcGCTGGGGTCTCATCATCAGCACCGCAGTGACTCTTCTGGCCGCGGTGACCGTACTGGTCTGCATCACATGCTACCTGTTCAAAGAAAGCGCATCAG TGTGGAGGAGCGCTGAGAGACGTCCCGTGCTGCTCGTGTGCTCGTCTGACGATGCGGCCCACATCGCTGCCGTCTGCAGTCTAGCCTCCGGCCTGCAGGGGGAGCTCTTGATGGACGTGCGGCTGGCGCAGTGGGCGTCCTCTCTGGCTCAGCTGGGGCCCGTGCCGTGGCTGTACGGACAGTGTCAGGCCGTGCAGAAGGCCGGAGGTCTCGTCCTGATCGCCTGGAGCCCTGACGCCCATCAGGCTTTTCTGAGACGGGCGAAGAGCGATTGGGTCGCTGGATCACAGTTCTCCGAGACAGGGCTGTACAGTGCTGCTGAGGAGGAAGAGCAGAGGTGCTGTGATGGAGAATGGATGGAGAAGCCGGTGGAGTCGTCCTTTATCACGGCTCCTGTGCTCGACGCCGCCCTCTGCTGTCTGTGGACGGGATTACACAGTGATGGCCACGCCAGGGGGTTTGGACTGGTGTGCTTCCAGGGCcttaacaacaacagcagcagcacttACATCCCCAAACAGCTCCGCTGTGTCCCGAAGTACTGTCTCCCCAAGGACCTGTCCTCTTTACTACGCCACCTGGGAGAGCCCACAGGGGCCCAAGGGAGTGGGCGATGTTGGCCCCGTCTTCTGTCCAAGGCGCTGGCGTTCTTCATGTGGCGTCAGCTAGCGCGCAGACTAAAGGCGGGACTTCCTGTGCCGAGCAAAACAAAGCGAAAGACATTGATGCAAAAAAAGCAGCAAAGTAAAGTTGTATCAGCGTGTTTGTGTTCAAAGAAACATTCTGCACCAGAGCTACTATGA
- the LOC109094734 gene encoding interleukin-17 receptor E-like isoform X2 encodes MYKACFVAHVAVLFVGFTGSCSTRDSLRVREEWTGAERGLPELRLRTLHWQDLLDVCVRVRLSVRPLLPNESLMIEWSDSESGDSCSLHMWKRSNNTLRWTSWDDTLLQPRKAKIQKHVRNVTSHQAFWIVRYDCFPAQPGSTVSVSVHSHSGVLISRSYSIEHTVPKASVTVDEHAKRFTVRVETDQSAVEISLCYNNSHAECEGNYFNKTEPEVKTFNLSFPYLIPCVCVQLWFPGPDSRRNTQCPLKEKALPHGGDILSSSSVKVRGSVLEWKPLCPADQSDPSVSLCWRIHTQNSYCVPAPNATLRGTRRYNVSAVDKHPQMCVKFSLNGSGQVFCPFESEGRSEWSVAVVPGSLHLLLLLRSSVAASFAAQLCIRDGETCVSQGNIISRRVDGGAAEAELSVPFTFLSSALCVQVWRLDLRGRRILCPDFTHRRWGLIISTAVTLLAAVTVLVCITCYLFKESASVWRSAERRPVLLVCSSDDAAHIAAVCSLASGLQGELLMDVRLAQWASSLAQLGPVPWLYGQCQAVQKAGGLVLIAWSPDAHQAFLRRAKSDWVAGSQFSETGLYSAAEEEEQRCCDGEWMEKPVESSFITAPVLDAALCCLWTGLHSDGHARGFGLVCFQGLNNNSSSTYIPKQLRCVPKYCLPKDLSSLLRHLGEPTGAQGSGRCWPRLLSKALAFFMWRQLARRLKAGLPVPSKTKRKTLMQKKQQSKVVSACLCSKKHSAPELL; translated from the exons ATGTACAAAGCGTGTTTCGTCGCTCATGTGGCGGTGCTGTTTGTTGGGTTCACAGGGTCGTGCTCCACACGGGACAGTCTCAGAGTCAGAGAG GAATGGACTGGTGCTG AGCGAGGGCTGCCTGAGCTGAGACTCCGGACGCTGCACTGGCAGGACCTGCTGGACGTGTGTGTCCGTGTGCGGCTCTCCGTGCGTCCTCTGT TGCCAAACGAATCGCTGATGATTGAGTGGAGCGACTCTGAATCGGGTGACTCCTGCTCGCTGCACATGTGGAAACGGAGCAACAACACTCTCAGG TGGACCAGCTGGGACGATACGCTGCTACAGCCTCGTAAAGCTAAAATTCAGAAGCATGTAAGGAACGTGACGTCCCATCAGGCCTTT TGGATTGTGAGGTATGACTGTTTCCCGGCCCAGCCTGGATCCACGGTCAGCGTGTCTGTTCACAGCCACAGTGGTGTGCTCATCAGCAGGTCTTACAGCATAGAGCACAcag TGCCCAAAGCCAGTGTCACGGTGGATGAACATGCTAAACGCTTCACTGTACGAGTGGAAACAGACCAAAGCGCGGTGGAGATCAGCCTGTGCTACAACAATTCACACGCAGAGTGTGAAGGAAACTATTTTAATAAG actGAACCGGAGGTTAAAACCTTCAATCTGAGCTTCCCCTACCTGATACCCTGTGTCTGTGTGCAG CTGTGGTTTCCAGGCCCTGATTCCAGAAGAAACACACAGTGTCCCTTAAAAGAGAAAGCGCTGCCAC ATGGAGGTGATATCTTGTCCTCGAGTTCAGTTAAAGTTCGTGGCTCTGTTCTGGAGTGGAAGCCTCTCTGCCCCGCTGACCAATCAGATCCCTCCGTCTCTCTGTGCTGGCGAATCCACACGCAGAACTCTTACTGTGTCCCCGCCCCCAACGCCACCCTCCGCGGGACCAGACGG TATAACGTGTCTGCTGTGGATAAACACCCTCAGATGTGTGTGAAG TTTTCTCTAAATGGCAGTGGTCAGGTGTTCTGTCCGTTTGAGTCAG agGGCCGCTCTGAGTGGAGCGTGGCGGTCGTTCCTGGATCTCTGCACCTGCTCCTGCTCCTGAGGTCCAGCGTCGCCGCTTCGTTTGCTGCTCAGCTGTGCATCAGAGACGGAGAGACGTGTGTGTCTCAAGGAAACATCATCTCTCGCCGGGTG GACGGGGGCGCTGCTGAGGCTGAGCTGAGCGTGCCCTTCACCTTCCTCTCCTCAGCACTGTGTGTGCAG GTGTGGCGCTTGGATCTCCGTGGAAGACGAATCCTTTGCCCTGACT tcacacacaggcGCTGGGGTCTCATCATCAGCACCGCAGTGACTCTTCTGGCCGCGGTGACCGTACTGGTCTGCATCACATGCTACCTGTTCAAAGAAAGCGCATCAG TGTGGAGGAGCGCTGAGAGACGTCCCGTGCTGCTCGTGTGCTCGTCTGACGATGCGGCCCACATCGCTGCCGTCTGCAGTCTAGCCTCCGGCCTGCAGGGGGAGCTCTTGATGGACGTGCGGCTGGCGCAGTGGGCGTCCTCTCTGGCTCAGCTGGGGCCCGTGCCGTGGCTGTACGGACAGTGTCAGGCCGTGCAGAAGGCCGGAGGTCTCGTCCTGATCGCCTGGAGCCCTGACGCCCATCAGGCTTTTCTGAGACGGGCGAAGAGCGATTGGGTCGCTGGATCACAGTTCTCCGAGACAGGGCTGTACAGTGCTGCTGAGGAGGAAGAGCAGAGGTGCTGTGATGGAGAATGGATGGAGAAGCCGGTGGAGTCGTCCTTTATCACGGCTCCTGTGCTCGACGCCGCCCTCTGCTGTCTGTGGACGGGATTACACAGTGATGGCCACGCCAGGGGGTTTGGACTGGTGTGCTTCCAGGGCcttaacaacaacagcagcagcacttACATCCCCAAACAGCTCCGCTGTGTCCCGAAGTACTGTCTCCCCAAGGACCTGTCCTCTTTACTACGCCACCTGGGAGAGCCCACAGGGGCCCAAGGGAGTGGGCGATGTTGGCCCCGTCTTCTGTCCAAGGCGCTGGCGTTCTTCATGTGGCGTCAGCTAGCGCGCAGACTAAAGGCGGGACTTCCTGTGCCGAGCAAAACAAAGCGAAAGACATTGATGCAAAAAAAGCAGCAAAGTAAAGTTGTATCAGCGTGTTTGTGTTCAAAGAAACATTCTGCACCAGAGCTACTATGA